Proteins encoded by one window of Vitis vinifera cultivar Pinot Noir 40024 chromosome 10, ASM3070453v1:
- the LOC100257999 gene encoding cysteine-rich receptor-like protein kinase 10, translating into MNPKISDFGTARIFGSNQIEASTNRTVGTFGYMAPEYAMHGHFSVKTDVYSFGVLVLDIVTGQRNNHIRRRETIEDLLSYAWENWKEGTATNIVDPTLRDSSTSEIMKYIHIGLLCVQGNEADRPAMASIVLMLNGHSLSLPVPSHPAFFVHNSSQLDMPLGNKLDQFSVDEATITDLHPR; encoded by the exons ATGAACCCCAAGATCTCAGACTTTGGCACTGCCAGGATTTTTGGAAGCAACCAAATTGAAGCTAGCACCAACAGAACTGTTGGCACATT TGGATATATGGCTCCAGAGTATGCAATGCACGGCCACTTCTCAGTCAAGACAGATGTTTATAGCTTTGGTGTGTTAGTTTTGGATATTGTGACTGGTCAAAGGAATAACCATATCCGCAGAAGGGAAACCATTGAGGACCTTCTGAGCTAT GCTTGGGAAAATTGGAAAGAAGGGACAGCTACCAATATAGTAGATCCCACATTAAGGGATAGCTCAACAAGCGAGATAATGAAATATATCCACATTGGGCTCCTATGCGTTCAAGGAAATGAAGCTGACAGACCAGCCATGGCTTCCATTGTTCTCATGCTTAATGGCCACTCTCTGAGTCTCCCTGTACCTTCACATCCTGCATTTTTTGTCCATAACAGCAGCCAGTTGGACATGCCTTTAGGAAACAAGTTGGATCAATTCTCAGTAGATGAGGCTACAATTACCGATCTACATCCTCGATAA
- the LOC132252635 gene encoding cysteine-rich receptor-like protein kinase 25: MFNIQDTRVFPLLILISISISIFSLISFINAQPNYDYHLCQGQDGDSANANFETDLSSLLDSLSPKTALYKFYNDSFNQIYSLYQCRGDINATTCYDCVKAAAQEIQEQCWFNKTAIIWFDDCMVRYSNKDFFGIPETYTGYLMWNNNNSTESSPRLDVGALALIYELVEKAPNSEMMLATKEGVAMDNSSWNIYGLAQCTGDINNVSCKDCLVKVLKNIEQCCRERLGWRIMSPSCHLRYEQTLFYHQSPANQPMPTSGNGGKRTTKIVIGTVSAFTVVVILLGCYIYYSVFRRKSREGIYTYYNACNSTTT; the protein is encoded by the exons ATGTTTAATATCCAAGACACCAGAGTCTTTCCGTTGCTGATCTTAATCTCAATCTCAATCTCAATCTTCAGCCTTATCAGCTTCATCAATGCCCAACCAAACTACGATTACCACCTCTGTCAAGGCCAAGATGGTGACTCGGCaaatgccaattttgaaactgATCTCTCTTCCCTCTTGGATTCTCTGTCTCCTAAGACTGCCCTCTACAAATTCTACAATGACTCCTTTAACCAAATCTACAGCCTCTACCAGTGCAGAGGCGATATCAACGCTACCACCTGCTACGATTGCGTGAAAGCTGCAGCTCAAGAAATCCAAGAGCAATGCTGGTTTAATAAAACAGCGATCATATGGTTTGATGATTGCATGGTACGTTACTCTAATAAAGACTTCTTTGGAATTCCAGAGACATATACAGGGTACTTGATGTGGAATAACAACAACAGTACTGAATCCTCTCCAAGACTTGATGTTGGGGCTTTAGCTTTGATCTATGAGCTAGTGGAAAAGGCTCCCAATTCAGAAATGATGCTTGCCACGAAGGAGGGAGTGGCTATGGATAATTCTTCTTGGAATATATATGGGCTGGCTCAGTGTACAGGAGATATCAATAATGTTTCATGCAAAGATTGTTTAGTGAAGGTGCTGAAGAACATTGAACAGTGTTGCCGAGAGAGGTTAGGGTGGCGTATTATGAGCCCAAGTTGCCATTTGAGATACGAACAAACCCTATTCTACCACCAATCTCCAGCTAATCAACCCATGCCCACCTCAG GAAACGGAGGAAAGCGCACAACAAAGATTGTAATTGGTACCGTGTCAGCATTTACAGTAGTAGTAATTCTTTTGGGTTGCTACATTTACTATTCAGTTTTTAGAAGGAAGAGCAGAGAAggtatatatacatattataaCGCCTGTAATTCAACGACTACATAG
- the LOC100240878 gene encoding cysteine-rich receptor-like protein kinase 15: MFEINRAGAFLFLLVSTFWLVSSIHAQPTYVSHSFSRPNNASDNANYENNLTALLDSLSSKASLYNFYNDSANQIYSLYLCRGDVNATTCQNCVRTASQEVQQQCQSNRTAIIWYDECKLRYSSENFFGIAATSPYFLLWNTRNNSSPDERDVGGLAFIYTLVSKAPNWENMFGTDVAEAMNNASQNIYGLVQCTRDISNDECRSCLLQQIEEIEGCFQGKIGWNIVGPSCNMRYEQYLFYQQPLAPSTPASQPMPDDNPGELNVIITDYFEEHVSEEILLHHSTAATHFMEGHIHERDQDNSGELHCFNLTTILTATNNFSDANKLGEGGFGPVYKGKLLNGKEMAVKRLSRKSGQGLEEFKNEVMLIVKLQHKNLVRLLGCCIEREEKLLVYEYMANTSLDAFLFDPIKSRQLDWAKHAAIVGGIARGILYLHEDSRLKIIHRDLKASNVLLDEEMNPKISDFGTARIFGSNQIDASSLTVAPSVLDGDNYETWAIRMTVHLQALDVWEAVEENYEVPPLGANPTVAQMKLHKERRTRKAKAKAFLFAAVSPSIFIKIMKIDSAAEIWEYLKEEYKGDERIKNMQVMNLIREFEMKKMRESDAVKDYAAQLLSIADKVRLLGKEFSNEKIVQKILVTLPEKYEATISSLENSKDLSTISLTELLHSLEAVEQRRLMRQGDTAEGTFQARMHKNAGHKNGKVNNNKSCGNNQKNGVFPPCPHCKKTNHSPQKCWWRLDVKCNKCGKQGHVERICKNQQQEETSVAVDYCQEEQLFATTCFANKSTSKSWLVDSGCTNHMTNNQDLFRELDRTIISKVRIGNGEYIPVKGKGTVAIESQTDANTNKVVGTFGYMAPEYAMEGLFSMKSDTYSFGVLLLEILSGKKNSGFHHPDHSQNLLSHAWQLWNEGKGLEFIDPNLVDNCPVSVALRWIHIALLCVQEDPNDRPPMSSVVLMLGSETASLPTPAARPFSVGRFCISDQSSTTGTGTGTGFLKLDKSSTSVST; this comes from the exons ATGTTTGAGATTAACCGCGCTGGAGCCTTTCTGTTTCTCTTAGTCTCAACTTTTTGGCTAGTTAGCTCCATCCATGCCCAACCAACCTATGTTTCCCACAGTTTTTCACGTCCAAATAATGCCTCAGACAACGccaattatgaaaataatcTCACTGCCCTCTTGGATTCTCTGTCTTCTAAAGCTTCCCTCTACAACTTCTATAATGACTCTGCTAATCAAATATACAGCCTCTATCTCTGCAGAGGCGATGTTAACGCTACTACCTGCCAGAATTGTGTGAGAACTGCAAGTCAAGAAGTCCAACAGCAATGTCAGTCTAACAGAACTGCAATCATATGGTATGATGAATGCAAGTTACGCTACTCTAGTGAAAACTTCTTTGGAATTGCAGCTACTTCTCCATACTTCTTACTATGGAATACTAGGAACAATAGTTCACCAGATGAAAGGGATGTTGGAGGTCTAGCTTTTATCTATACTTTAGTGTCAAAAGCTCCAAATTGGGAAAATATGTTTGGGACGGATGTTGCAGAGGCTATGAATAATGCATCTCAGAATATATATGGGTTGGTGCAGTGTACTAGAGATATAAGTAATGATGAATGCAGAAGCTGTTTGCTGCAGCAGATAGAGGAGATTGAGGGGTGTTTCCAGGGGAAGATAGGATGGAATATTGTGGGCCCAAGTTGCAATATGAGGTATGAACAATACCTCTTTTACCAGCAACCTTTGGCTCCATCAACCCCTGCTTCACAGCCAATGCCTGATGACAACCCAGGTGAGTTAAATGTTATAATTACTGACTATTTTG AGGAGCACGTAAGTGAAGAAATTCTTTTACATCATTCAACTGCTGCCACACACTTCATGGAGGGACATATTCATGAAAGGGATCAAGATAACAGTGGGGAATTGCATTGCTTCAATTTAACTACCATATTGACTGCTACAAACAACTTTTCTGATGCCAATAAGCTTGGAGAGGGAGGTTTTGGCCCAGTCTACAAG GGTAAGCTGCTTAATGGGAAGGAGATGGCAGTCAAAAGGCTTTCAAGGAAATCAGGGCAAGGTCTTGAAGAGTTCAAGAATGAAGTTATGTTAATTGTTAAACTTCAACACAAGAATCTTGTGAGGCTGCTGGGTTGCTGCATAGAGAGAGAGGAAAAGCTCCTTGTCTACGAATACATGGCCAACACTAGTCTTGATGCCTTTTTATTTg ATCCAATAAAAAGTAGGCAACTAGACTGGGCCAAACACGCTGCCATTGTTGGTGGAATAGCAAGAGGGATTCTGTATCTGCATGAGGACTCCCGGCTCAAAATCATCCATAGGGATTTGAAAGCAAGCAACGTTTTGTTGGATGAAGAGATGAACCCAAAGATCTCAGACTTTGGAACTGCTAGGATTTTTGGCAGTAATCAGATTGACGct TCGAGTCTCACAGTTGCTCCATCAGTTCTTGATGGAGACAATTATGAAACTTGGGCTATTAGAATGACAGTTCATCTACAAGCACTTGATGTTTGGGAAGcagtggaagaaaattatgaagttcCTCCCCTAGGAGCCAATCCAACTGTGGCTCAAATGAAGTTGCATAAAGAAAGAAGGACAAGAAAGGCTAAAGCGAAAGCTTTCTTGTTTGCTGCAGTTTCACcatcaattttcatcaaaatcatgaaaattgattcagCTGCAGAAATTTGGGAGTATCTCAAGGAGGAATACAAAGGAGATGAAAGAATCAAGAACATGCAGGTGATGAACTTGAttcgagaatttgaaatgaagaaaatgagggagtCTGATGCTGTTAAAGACTATGCTGCACAACTTCTTTCAATAGCAGACAAAGTTAGGCtgcttggaaaagaattttccaATGAGAAGATTGTTCAAAAGATATTGGTTACACTTCCTGAGAAATATGAAGCTACAATTTCCTCTTTGGAGAATTCAAAAGATCTGTCAACTATTAGCTTGACAGAATTATTACATTCCTTGGAGGCTGTGGAACAAAGAAGACTCATGAGACAAGGAGATACTGCAGAAGGAACATTTCAAGCAAGAATGCATAAAAATGCAGGCCATAAAAATGGAAAGGTGAACAACAACAAGTCGTGTGGCAACAaccagaaaaatggagtttttccaCCTTGTCCTCATTGCAAGAAGACAAATCATTCTCCACAAAAATGTTGGTGGAGACTAGATGTGAAATGCAACAAGTGTGGTAAACAAGGACATGTGGAGAGGATTTGCAAAAATCAACAGCAGGAAGAAACTAGTGTAGCAGTTGACTATTGCCAGGAGGAGCAATTGTTTGCAACAACGTGTTTTGCTAATAAAAGCACCTCTAAAAGCTGGCTTGTGGATAGTGGTTGTACAAACCACATGACAAATAATCAAGATCTCTTTAGAGAACTTGATAGAACAATTATTTCCAAAGTCAGAATTGGAAATGGTGAGTATATTCCAGTGAAGGGCAAAGGAACGGTTGCTATCGAAAGCCAAACAG ACGCTAACACAAACAAAGTTGTCGGTACATT TGGGTACATGGCACCAGAGTATGCAATGGAGGGACTATTTTCAATGAAGTCTGATACCTACAGCTTTGGAGTCCTGTTACTGGAAATTTTAAGTGGGAAAAAGAACAGTGGCTTCCATCACCCAGATCATTCCCAAAACCTTCTATCACAT GCATGGCAGCTATGGAATGAAGGCAAGGGACTTGAGTTCATAGATCCGAACTTAGTTGACAATTGTCCTGTAAGTGTGGCTCTCAGATGGATCCATATCGCATTATTGTGTGTTCAGGAAGACCCCAATGACAGACCCCCCATGTCATCGGTTGTTCTCATGCTTGGAAGTGAGACAGCAAGTCTTCCTACACCAGCAGCTCGCCCATTCTCTGTGGGAAGATTTTGCATCTCTGATCAATCTTCAACAACAGGAACCGGAACCGGAACCGGCTTTCTCAAATTGGATAAATCTTCAACCAGTGTTTCTACCTAG
- the LOC132252596 gene encoding G-type lectin S-receptor-like serine/threonine-protein kinase At1g61370: MRRSGKSGKKRTKIVICTASAFTVVVILLGCCIYYSVSRGGEKTREDILLKDLKRPTGKTKFREGNMQARGEEDSGEMYYFNLTTILAATNNFSEANKLGQGGFGPVYKGILLNGKEIAVKRLSAKSGQGIEEFRNEVLLIVKLQHKNLVRLLGYCIKGDEKLLVYEYMANTSLDAFLFGLFPLLLSTEEL, encoded by the exons ATGCGCAGATCAG GAAAATCAGGAAAGAAGAGAACAAAGATTGTAATCTGCACTGCATCAGCATTTACAGTAGTTGTTATTCTTTTGGGTTGCTGCATCTACTATTCAGTTAGCAGAGGAg GGGAGAAAACAAGGGAAGATATTTTATTGAAAGATTTGAAACGTCCCACTGGCAAAACAAAATTCAGGGAGGGAAATATGCAAGCAAGGGGTGAGGAGGACAGTGGAGAAATGTATTACTTCAATTTAACCACTATTCTGGCTGCTACAAACAATTTCTCTGAGGCTAATAAGCTTGGACAAGGAGGTTTTGGCCCTGTTTACAAG GGCATTCTGcttaatggaaaagaaatagcGGTTAAAAGGCTTTCAGCCAAATCAGGACAAGGGATTGAAGAGTTCAGGAATGAAGTTTTGCTAATTGTTAAACTTCAACACAAAAATCTTGTGAGGCTGTTGGGTTACTGCATAAAGGGAGATGAAAAGCTTCTAGTCTACGAGTACATGGCCAACACGAGTCTGGACgcctttttgtttggtttgttCCCTCTCCTTCTCTCAACTGAAGAGTTGTAA